In the genome of Christensenella timonensis, one region contains:
- a CDS encoding GBS Bsp-like repeat-containing protein, which produces MTKISVFKRGIAWLLMALTCVAAFGLTTFTGTQTAEAAGSKGVIFINPGHSPSSKTSGTSGTNPDGSVITEDYMNEWSSHLLGKKLQSLGYTVYLTNIMTYSSDLPVIITTPPASNNDYGGRQYQFRDNPENGTKGELIPACNNPSSVNPSVTVKPDLIITMHRNSVEGNSTSNGLLVGYSTHTGDGRSSDIVTRSKYASDQISAQFSTNMKSYFKSSNSVTWISNSIIKYSLAPSIIIEAGFMTNASDLANMQKTACQTALMDSIANGVESFFAKYPTSNTNIAGIYYNADTTTAKTSFDVSAVINGSAAGAEMVIWNTNYDRATTGYTYKATKLSDGGWHVTFDQKKHGGLPGKYSIEVYALDAKGNRVASDYKYVTTTTDLTKPTTKGIYYDADSTTAKTKFDISAVVEAGVDRDISKVEITVWNTDVGRSQTSYTYSGQKLSDGGWHATFDVSKHGGKSGKYSIEVYVTDNKGVRHATTYKYVTLQISEPTGTIYYDAASTTDKTKFDISAVVKPGSSDISKVEIEVWNASVGKAQTSYTYAGQKLSDGGWHATFDAYKHGGKGGTYTIKVYATDSEGIRYEVAEKNVTVNIAKPTTTGIYYDADNTTNKTQFDISAVVKAGSNDISKVEITVWNTDVGRSQTSYTYSGQKLSDGGWHATFDAYKHGGKGGKYSIEVYVTDSKGVRYDTIYKYVTVNIIPPTAAIYYDTASTTTKTKFDISTVVTPGSNTISKVDIEVWNASVGQSQTSYTYAGQKLSDGGWHATFDVSKHGGKGGTYTIKTYVTDSKGVRYELAQKDVAVTITKPTLSGIYYDANSTTNKTSFDISAVVKKGTFDISKVEITVWNTNVGRSQTSYTYTGQKLSDGGWHATFDVNKHGGQSGQYSIEVYVTDSAGARYDTSFKYVNVKTGVTPIMGTSEATVAQMVNFYNASKKTYPTYYTQRGVNLQQFAQLYYDVCKTEGVRAEVAWAQMCLETGYLQFGGDVKIGQFNFAGLGATGGGVPGFDFSAVYGDNANGIKHGIIGHVQHLKCYACSDAVVYKDSAGKPIDPRWADYLRGKSPSVEGLSGTWAASGTYGQDIVDMMDRILAQAKTMTASSTMDVLEEMEPVPAPSNEAVNTPDMDEAAPSATPAPETTEEPIEETEPDYAIMRQGEEIGAVEEQLVNYYIENVKGLPMEVRDKAGNILPVDAQTGFPQYYGMSLEEFVRLYMEEARAEGVNPEVAFAQAMIDTDFLRFDNGNDLAIENYVFSAEDVSVEKPGGIISYATVREGIRAQIQHLKCYASMDDCVRTVVDLQWQEDIRGTIKDAALLGGGVWYQDAGYGEKLVDAIKKILEQPGQIRYLEVQPEERKMPSEPTPEQQQNEENTEQQELAEPDATQTETPAE; this is translated from the coding sequence ATGACAAAAATTAGTGTTTTTAAAAGAGGAATCGCCTGGTTGCTGATGGCGCTTACCTGTGTGGCTGCGTTTGGCCTGACGACATTTACGGGAACGCAGACAGCGGAAGCCGCAGGCAGCAAGGGCGTTATTTTTATTAACCCAGGACATTCCCCTTCTTCCAAAACTTCAGGTACCTCTGGTACAAATCCGGACGGAAGCGTTATTACCGAGGACTATATGAACGAATGGTCATCACATCTGTTGGGGAAAAAGTTACAATCTCTGGGATATACAGTTTATCTTACAAATATCATGACCTATTCCTCAGACCTTCCGGTGATCATTACAACGCCACCGGCATCCAACAACGATTATGGCGGAAGACAATATCAATTCAGGGACAACCCGGAGAACGGTACAAAGGGAGAACTCATTCCCGCCTGCAACAATCCGTCAAGCGTGAATCCAAGCGTTACGGTGAAGCCGGATCTTATTATTACGATGCACCGTAACTCCGTGGAGGGAAATTCTACGTCGAACGGTTTGCTGGTAGGCTATTCCACCCACACCGGAGACGGGCGTTCAAGCGATATTGTTACGCGTTCCAAATATGCTTCCGATCAAATCAGTGCGCAGTTTTCCACCAACATGAAGAGTTATTTCAAAAGCAGCAATTCTGTCACATGGATATCCAATTCGATCATCAAATATTCGCTGGCGCCGTCTATTATTATCGAGGCGGGCTTTATGACCAATGCCAGCGATTTGGCGAATATGCAAAAAACTGCCTGCCAGACGGCGCTGATGGATTCCATCGCGAATGGGGTGGAAAGTTTCTTTGCAAAATACCCGACAAGCAACACCAATATAGCCGGTATTTACTATAATGCTGATACTACTACGGCCAAAACAAGCTTTGATGTTTCCGCTGTGATCAACGGAAGCGCAGCCGGCGCGGAAATGGTGATCTGGAATACAAATTATGACAGGGCAACAACCGGCTATACTTATAAAGCGACGAAATTATCCGACGGCGGCTGGCACGTGACTTTTGACCAGAAAAAGCATGGAGGCTTGCCGGGGAAATATTCAATTGAGGTTTATGCTTTAGACGCGAAAGGGAACCGGGTCGCTTCAGATTATAAATATGTGACGACTACCACGGACTTGACGAAACCGACGACAAAGGGTATTTATTACGATGCAGACAGCACCACGGCAAAGACGAAGTTTGATATCTCGGCCGTGGTGGAGGCAGGCGTAGACAGGGATATCTCCAAGGTGGAAATCACGGTTTGGAATACAGATGTAGGCCGCAGTCAAACGAGCTATACCTATAGTGGGCAGAAGCTTTCGGACGGCGGTTGGCATGCAACCTTCGACGTTAGTAAACATGGCGGGAAGAGCGGGAAATATTCCATCGAGGTCTATGTCACCGATAATAAAGGCGTAAGGCATGCCACGACGTATAAATATGTGACGCTGCAAATCAGCGAGCCAACGGGGACAATCTATTATGACGCCGCCAGCACGACGGATAAGACGAAATTTGATATTTCCGCTGTCGTGAAGCCCGGTTCCAGCGATATTTCAAAGGTAGAAATTGAAGTATGGAATGCAAGCGTGGGAAAAGCACAGACGAGCTATACCTATGCCGGGCAGAAGCTTTCGGACGGCGGTTGGCACGCGACCTTTGACGCCTACAAGCATGGCGGGAAAGGCGGTACGTATACCATTAAGGTATACGCAACAGATAGCGAGGGAATCCGCTATGAGGTTGCAGAAAAGAATGTGACGGTGAATATCGCCAAGCCAACAACGACAGGAATCTATTATGATGCTGACAACACGACAAACAAGACGCAGTTTGACATTTCGGCAGTCGTAAAAGCAGGCTCGAATGATATTTCCAAGGTGGAAATCACGGTTTGGAATACAGATGTAGGCCGCAGTCAAACGAGCTATACCTATAGTGGGCAGAAACTTTCGGACGGCGGTTGGCACGCAACTTTCGATGCCTATAAGCATGGCGGAAAGGGTGGGAAATATTCCATCGAGGTTTACGTAACAGACAGCAAGGGAGTACGGTATGATACGATCTACAAATATGTTACCGTAAATATTATTCCACCGACGGCAGCCATTTATTATGACACCGCCAGCACGACAACGAAGACGAAATTTGATATTTCAACAGTTGTCACGCCCGGTTCGAATACCATTTCCAAAGTGGACATTGAAGTTTGGAATGCAAGCGTGGGACAGAGTCAAACGAGTTATACCTATGCAGGGCAAAAGCTTTCGGATGGCGGCTGGCATGCAACATTTGACGTCAGCAAACACGGCGGAAAAGGCGGCACGTATACCATTAAAACATACGTGACGGACAGCAAGGGAGTGCGGTATGAACTCGCGCAAAAGGATGTGGCTGTAACCATAACCAAGCCGACATTGTCAGGCATTTATTACGATGCCAACAGCACTACCAACAAGACGAGCTTTGATATTTCGGCGGTTGTAAAGAAAGGGACATTTGATATTTCCAAGGTGGAAATTACAGTCTGGAATACAAATGTAGGACGTTCCCAGACCAGTTATACCTATACCGGACAGAAGCTTTCGGACGGCGGCTGGCACGCGACATTTGATGTTAATAAGCATGGCGGGCAGTCTGGGCAGTACTCGATAGAAGTATATGTGACGGACAGCGCAGGAGCGCGTTACGACACAAGCTTTAAATATGTCAATGTGAAGACGGGCGTAACGCCGATCATGGGAACAAGCGAAGCAACGGTTGCCCAGATGGTGAACTTCTACAATGCAAGTAAGAAGACCTATCCTACTTATTATACGCAGCGTGGAGTGAATCTTCAGCAGTTTGCACAGCTTTACTATGACGTATGCAAAACGGAAGGTGTGCGCGCCGAAGTCGCCTGGGCGCAAATGTGCCTCGAAACGGGTTACCTGCAATTTGGTGGAGACGTTAAGATTGGACAGTTCAATTTTGCGGGCCTCGGTGCAACGGGAGGCGGCGTCCCGGGATTTGACTTCTCTGCGGTCTACGGGGATAACGCAAATGGAATCAAGCATGGTATCATTGGCCATGTACAGCATTTGAAATGTTATGCCTGCTCGGATGCAGTTGTATATAAAGACAGCGCCGGAAAGCCGATTGACCCAAGATGGGCGGACTACCTGCGCGGAAAATCCCCATCGGTAGAAGGCCTTTCGGGAACGTGGGCTGCCAGCGGAACTTATGGGCAGGACATTGTGGATATGATGGACCGTATCCTGGCACAGGCAAAGACGATGACAGCAAGCAGCACAATGGATGTACTGGAGGAAATGGAACCAGTTCCGGCTCCTTCGAATGAAGCGGTCAATACACCAGATATGGACGAAGCTGCACCTTCCGCGACACCAGCTCCTGAAACAACGGAAGAGCCGATAGAGGAGACGGAACCGGATTATGCGATTATGCGGCAAGGGGAAGAGATTGGCGCAGTGGAAGAACAACTGGTGAATTATTACATTGAAAATGTGAAAGGTTTGCCGATGGAAGTAAGGGATAAGGCCGGAAACATCCTGCCTGTCGACGCCCAAACGGGATTCCCGCAATATTACGGAATGTCGCTTGAAGAATTTGTACGGCTTTACATGGAAGAGGCGAGAGCGGAAGGCGTGAATCCGGAAGTCGCTTTTGCACAGGCAATGATAGACACCGACTTCCTGCGGTTTGATAACGGCAATGACCTTGCAATCGAGAATTACGTGTTCAGTGCGGAAGATGTGTCGGTGGAAAAACCGGGTGGAATCATCAGCTATGCAACGGTGAGAGAAGGCATCAGAGCACAGATACAGCATCTGAAATGCTATGCTTCGATGGATGACTGCGTCAGGACTGTTGTGGATCTGCAATGGCAGGAGGATATCCGTGGAACTATAAAAGATGCGGCGCTTTTGGGCGGCGGGGTATGGTATCAGGATGCCGGATATGGTGAAAAACTGGTGGATGCCATCAAGAAAATTCTGGAACAGCCAGGACAAATCCGTTATCTTGAAGTACAGCCGGAAGAAAGAAAAATGCCATCTGAACCTACCCCGGAACAACAGCAGAATGAAGAGAATACGGAGCAGCAGGAATTAGCAGAGCCGGACGCCACGCAAACAGAGACACCAGCAGAATAA
- the gmd gene encoding GDP-mannose 4,6-dehydratase → MKKALITGITGQDGSYLAELLLSKGYEVYGIMRRKSVVDYGNVDHIKDRIQFIYADMTDYVSLVNAVKKAMPDEVYNLAAQSFVATSWEQPIATADIDAVGVTNILEAIKLIKPDARFYQASTSEMFGLVQEVPQTEKTPFYPRSPYGVAKLYGHWITKNYRESFGLFACSGILFNHESERRGLEFVTRKITNAVAKIKTGHQECLELGNMEAKRDWGHSQDYVRAMWLMLQQDTPDDYVIATGETRTVREFVDAAFQAAGMEIEWHGKGVEEYAVNTQDGKTVVKVNPHFFRPAEVELLLGSPKKAEEALGWKREIPFDELVTRMVANDLELVK, encoded by the coding sequence ATGAAAAAGGCTTTGATAACGGGAATTACAGGACAAGATGGTTCTTATTTAGCAGAATTACTGCTTTCTAAAGGATATGAAGTATACGGAATTATGCGCAGGAAAAGCGTGGTTGATTATGGAAATGTCGACCATATAAAAGACAGGATCCAGTTTATTTATGCAGACATGACAGATTATGTATCGCTTGTCAATGCGGTGAAAAAAGCGATGCCGGATGAAGTATATAATTTAGCCGCCCAGTCTTTCGTGGCGACCTCGTGGGAGCAGCCAATTGCAACGGCAGATATTGATGCGGTTGGGGTAACGAATATTCTGGAGGCAATTAAGTTAATCAAACCGGACGCACGTTTTTATCAGGCCTCTACTTCTGAAATGTTTGGTTTGGTACAGGAAGTTCCCCAAACCGAAAAGACACCTTTTTACCCACGCAGTCCATACGGAGTAGCGAAGCTATATGGACACTGGATTACTAAAAATTACCGGGAAAGCTTCGGCTTGTTCGCATGCTCGGGGATTTTGTTCAATCATGAAAGTGAACGCAGGGGCCTTGAGTTTGTAACAAGAAAAATTACGAATGCTGTTGCCAAAATTAAAACGGGACACCAGGAATGTCTGGAGCTTGGAAACATGGAAGCGAAGCGGGACTGGGGGCATTCGCAGGATTACGTCCGTGCGATGTGGCTGATGCTGCAGCAGGATACCCCGGACGATTACGTTATTGCAACAGGGGAGACGCGCACTGTACGCGAGTTTGTTGATGCTGCTTTCCAAGCCGCAGGAATGGAAATTGAATGGCACGGCAAGGGTGTGGAAGAATATGCGGTCAATACGCAGGATGGAAAGACGGTAGTAAAAGTAAATCCACATTTCTTCCGCCCAGCGGAAGTGGAACTGCTTCTGGGAAGCCCGAAGAAGGCGGAGGAGGCGCTTGGCTGGAAGCGGGAAATTCCTTTTGACGAACTCGTAACCCGGATGGTAGCAAACGATCTGGAACTTGTGAAATAA
- a CDS encoding GDP-mannose 4,6-dehydratase: MKALITGAAGFVGTYLAEELENNGIQTVGTDLAGADRNGNLLDVKWVENVVAETTPDYIFHLAGQSSVGFSWENPQCTIEINVNGTLNLLDAVRSAKKAVRMVIIGTSDEYGPVAPGDCPIKESLALEPVNPYAVSKAMQEQMALLYQTAYDLDLVATRSFNHTGPGQKKGFVIPDFASQIAELEKHGKGTIRVGNLSAKRDFSDVRDIVRAYRLLAQKGKRGEIYNVGSGQSYAIQELLDALVAMSDADITIEKDPEKFRPIDLPVIQGDIQKLTNDTGYVPEIGIEETLKAVLDFWRKA; the protein is encoded by the coding sequence ATGAAAGCCCTGATAACTGGAGCGGCAGGATTTGTTGGAACCTATCTGGCGGAAGAATTAGAAAACAACGGAATTCAGACGGTTGGAACGGATCTTGCAGGCGCGGACCGCAACGGGAACCTACTGGACGTCAAATGGGTGGAAAATGTTGTGGCTGAAACAACGCCCGACTATATTTTCCACTTGGCAGGACAGTCTTCCGTGGGTTTTTCGTGGGAGAATCCGCAATGCACGATAGAGATTAACGTGAACGGCACACTGAATCTGTTGGATGCTGTGCGAAGTGCGAAAAAAGCGGTCCGCATGGTCATAATCGGCACTTCGGATGAATATGGCCCGGTAGCGCCCGGGGACTGCCCAATCAAGGAGTCTCTTGCCCTAGAGCCTGTAAATCCCTATGCTGTTTCCAAAGCAATGCAGGAGCAAATGGCATTGCTTTACCAAACGGCGTATGATCTTGATCTTGTTGCAACGCGGTCTTTTAACCATACCGGGCCGGGCCAGAAAAAAGGCTTTGTAATCCCGGATTTTGCCTCTCAAATTGCAGAACTGGAAAAACATGGAAAAGGAACCATACGTGTAGGAAACTTAAGTGCGAAAAGAGATTTTTCTGATGTGCGGGACATCGTCCGCGCCTATCGTTTATTGGCACAAAAAGGGAAGCGGGGCGAAATTTACAATGTCGGGTCTGGACAAAGCTATGCGATACAGGAGCTTTTGGATGCGCTGGTGGCAATGTCGGACGCCGATATCACAATCGAAAAAGATCCCGAAAAGTTCCGGCCGATTGACCTCCCTGTGATCCAGGGAGATATCCAGAAGCTGACAAATGACACGGGATATGTACCGGAAATCGGGATAGAAGAAACGCTTAAAGCTGTTTTGGATTTTTGGAGAAAGGCATAA
- a CDS encoding ABC transporter permease: MNGFKELWDYREMLGSLVKKDLKTRYKGSILGFLWTFINPLLQLLVYSLLFSVIMRNGIENYAMFLFVALVPWLFFSTSLLAGAGSIRGAQGLIEKIYFPRIIIPISVVCSNFMNMLFSFIIVFLALVFTGVGVSAAVIMLPLIMVIEFFFALGFTLIVSAVNVYFRDLEYILGILTQVWMYLTPILYSVEQVPGQLQSVLAFNPMSSVIIAYRDILFYQKFPDMSTLVTTVLCAVVALVIGVLIFNKLQRNFAEEL, from the coding sequence ATGAACGGTTTTAAAGAACTTTGGGATTACCGGGAGATGCTGGGCAGTCTCGTCAAAAAAGATTTGAAAACCCGATACAAGGGTTCTATTCTGGGCTTTTTGTGGACTTTTATCAATCCATTGCTGCAGCTTTTGGTGTACTCCTTGCTGTTTTCCGTTATTATGAGGAACGGAATTGAGAATTATGCAATGTTTTTGTTCGTAGCCCTGGTTCCGTGGCTGTTTTTTTCCACGTCTCTTCTGGCCGGCGCGGGCAGCATACGGGGAGCGCAAGGACTGATCGAGAAGATATATTTCCCGCGTATCATTATTCCGATTTCAGTGGTATGCAGCAATTTTATGAATATGCTGTTTTCGTTCATCATTGTCTTTTTAGCACTCGTTTTTACAGGCGTAGGCGTGAGTGCAGCTGTGATAATGCTTCCGCTTATTATGGTGATAGAATTCTTTTTCGCCCTGGGTTTTACCCTGATTGTATCGGCTGTCAATGTCTATTTCCGCGATCTGGAATATATTCTGGGGATACTGACGCAGGTCTGGATGTATTTAACGCCTATACTTTATTCGGTCGAACAAGTGCCGGGGCAGCTCCAAAGCGTTTTGGCCTTTAATCCAATGTCGAGTGTCATTATTGCATACAGGGATATTTTGTTTTACCAGAAATTTCCTGATATGAGCACACTTGTTACTACTGTATTATGCGCTGTGGTAGCCCTTGTTATCGGGGTGCTTATATTTAATAAGTTGCAGCGGAATTTTGCCGAAGAACTGTAA
- a CDS encoding ABC transporter ATP-binding protein, which produces MSTIEVKDLYKSFKIYSDKGNTLKERLLFKKRRVHENREVLKGISFSVETGETVGLIGHNGCGKSTLLKLLTRILYPDRGTVKVQGRVSSLLELGAGFHPDLSGRENIYANAAIFGLKKKEIDRRLQSIIDFSELEEFIDNPVRTYSSGMYTRLAFSVAISVDADVLLVDEILAVGDTNFQQKCLKKMRQLRDSGVTIVFVTHDANTVKTFCSRAIWINDGRIQADGDAVSTSDKYLAYMAAEQQKQLQKEEEREQEEKQSEEPAEKEEPGLEEPAEEPPQEVVDDNHFGNGDVIITKTIFTDKEGKETKNLIQGEKYSIDMYYEIIREGNKCNFGMGFFSVNNMQIFGTNMFLDNVFRDEFPSKGCVKFMIESLPLLTGEYKLSVAVINEDATPLDYYRNYMEFSVTSQSKAVGISNVRHVWKLPEG; this is translated from the coding sequence ATGTCTACAATTGAAGTAAAAGATCTATATAAAAGTTTTAAAATTTATTCCGATAAGGGAAATACCCTGAAAGAACGTTTGCTTTTCAAAAAACGGCGCGTACACGAGAACAGGGAAGTCCTGAAGGGCATTTCGTTTTCTGTCGAAACGGGGGAAACAGTGGGCCTGATTGGACACAATGGCTGTGGGAAAAGTACGCTCCTGAAGCTGTTGACGAGGATACTATACCCCGACCGTGGGACAGTCAAAGTGCAGGGACGGGTATCAAGTCTTCTGGAGCTTGGCGCAGGGTTTCATCCTGATTTGTCGGGCAGGGAAAATATTTACGCCAACGCTGCAATTTTTGGCCTCAAAAAAAAAGAGATTGACCGGAGGCTGCAATCTATCATTGATTTTTCGGAGTTGGAAGAATTTATTGATAATCCGGTCAGGACGTATTCATCGGGTATGTATACGCGCCTTGCCTTTTCCGTAGCAATCAGCGTGGATGCAGATGTACTTTTGGTAGACGAAATACTGGCGGTTGGCGATACGAATTTCCAGCAAAAATGTTTGAAAAAGATGCGCCAGTTACGCGACAGCGGAGTGACGATTGTGTTTGTTACACATGACGCAAACACGGTAAAAACGTTTTGCAGCCGGGCTATTTGGATCAATGACGGAAGAATACAAGCTGATGGAGACGCAGTGAGCACATCGGATAAATATCTTGCCTATATGGCTGCAGAACAACAGAAACAACTGCAAAAGGAAGAGGAAAGGGAACAGGAAGAAAAGCAGTCGGAGGAGCCTGCGGAAAAGGAAGAACCGGGTTTGGAGGAGCCTGCGGAAGAACCGCCGCAGGAGGTTGTCGATGATAATCACTTTGGAAATGGCGATGTGATTATCACAAAGACTATCTTTACAGACAAAGAAGGAAAAGAAACCAAAAACCTGATCCAAGGTGAAAAATATTCTATCGATATGTATTATGAAATTATACGGGAAGGGAATAAGTGTAATTTCGGGATGGGATTTTTTTCCGTAAACAATATGCAGATTTTTGGTACCAATATGTTTCTGGATAATGTATTCCGCGATGAATTTCCCTCTAAAGGATGTGTGAAGTTTATGATTGAATCCCTTCCGTTGCTGACAGGGGAATATAAGCTGAGCGTTGCAGTAATCAACGAAGATGCGACACCGTTGGATTATTATAGAAATTATATGGAATTTAGCGTCACCTCACAATCCAAAGCGGTTGGAATCAGCAACGTTAGGCATGTGTGGAAATTACCGGAAGGATAA
- a CDS encoding mannose-1-phosphate guanylyltransferase: MVSGIILAGGSGTRLWPLSSSAKPKQFLNLFSDKSMLRETSERIADIVPMEHQYILTGEKYMPLVKEEFGETVNIMAEPQAKNTAPCILWAAFMIQKHSGGGVAVVMPSDHTIKNGRAFHAALDAAVGKAEQGHIVTFGIRPTRAETGYGYVEIETSEYQANQTVVKLVSFHEKPNQELAGHYLQAGNFLWNSGMFVFDIQTMIDEFQEYEPELYHLFAAIDPDNRAQVARAFEQAKNISIDYAVMEKTKKAYCIPSDFGWSDVGGYESLHEENEKDEYGNVTDGNAIMEQSKDCYVNCQKPVVCVGLKDLVVVETEDAILVAQKDMSEQIGKIAKQLNVR, translated from the coding sequence ATGGTAAGTGGTATTATTTTGGCGGGCGGCAGTGGAACGCGGCTATGGCCGCTCAGCAGTTCGGCAAAACCAAAACAATTTTTGAATTTGTTTTCGGATAAGAGTATGCTCCGGGAGACGAGTGAACGGATTGCGGATATTGTTCCGATGGAACATCAGTATATCCTGACCGGAGAAAAATATATGCCCCTTGTGAAGGAAGAATTTGGAGAGACAGTAAATATTATGGCGGAGCCGCAGGCGAAAAATACGGCGCCGTGTATCCTGTGGGCTGCTTTTATGATCCAAAAGCATTCGGGCGGCGGCGTAGCCGTCGTGATGCCTTCAGACCATACGATCAAAAATGGGAGGGCCTTCCATGCCGCACTAGACGCCGCAGTCGGGAAAGCGGAACAGGGACATATCGTTACATTTGGGATTCGTCCGACACGTGCGGAGACGGGCTACGGTTACGTTGAAATTGAAACGAGTGAATATCAGGCCAACCAAACGGTGGTAAAACTGGTATCCTTTCACGAAAAACCCAATCAGGAATTGGCCGGGCATTATTTGCAGGCGGGAAATTTCCTGTGGAACAGCGGGATGTTTGTATTTGACATCCAGACAATGATCGATGAATTCCAGGAGTATGAGCCGGAATTATATCATTTGTTTGCGGCAATTGATCCGGATAACAGGGCGCAGGTTGCGCGGGCTTTTGAACAAGCCAAAAACATTTCCATTGATTATGCCGTTATGGAGAAAACAAAAAAGGCTTACTGCATCCCTTCGGATTTTGGCTGGAGCGACGTAGGCGGCTATGAGAGCCTGCACGAGGAAAATGAAAAGGATGAATACGGGAATGTAACGGACGGCAATGCCATTATGGAACAGTCAAAGGACTGCTATGTGAATTGTCAGAAACCGGTCGTATGCGTCGGCCTCAAAGATCTTGTGGTTGTGGAAACTGAGGATGCGATCCTCGTGGCCCAAAAAGATATGTCCGAGCAGATTGGAAAGATCGCAAAACAACTGAACGTCAGATAG
- a CDS encoding type I phosphomannose isomerase catalytic subunit, translating into MLYPLVLGPVLKDYLWGGTKLKTIYHKDGIFPKIAESWELACHREGVSRIENGPYAGMTLNEYLEKEGCSVLGNGKEELPLLVKIIDTADSLSIQVHPDDAYAAIHGNGQDGKTELWYIMDCEPGAALYYGFQKEISKEEFKRRAADGTITEVLNKVKVRKGDVFLIKPGTVHAIGKNMTVAEIGTNSNITYRIYDFGRTDAQGNPRPLHIEQAADVLHFREPVVYRLDQPLDCGTFQMEKIELCEKGQVLCADESSFHNLLCVEGTGTLTCQSGVIEIPAGKDVFVPAGLGDYTLSGQATLLKTTV; encoded by the coding sequence ATGTTATATCCGTTGGTGCTAGGTCCTGTGTTGAAAGATTATTTGTGGGGGGGCACTAAGCTTAAAACAATTTATCATAAAGATGGCATTTTCCCAAAAATTGCGGAAAGCTGGGAATTGGCGTGCCATCGGGAAGGCGTCAGCAGGATTGAAAACGGTCCGTATGCTGGAATGACCTTGAATGAGTATCTCGAAAAAGAGGGATGCAGCGTTCTTGGGAATGGAAAAGAAGAACTGCCCCTGCTCGTAAAAATAATCGATACGGCGGACAGCCTATCCATACAGGTCCATCCTGATGACGCTTATGCGGCTATTCATGGAAACGGGCAGGACGGCAAAACAGAATTGTGGTATATTATGGATTGTGAGCCGGGCGCAGCCCTTTATTACGGGTTCCAGAAAGAAATTTCCAAAGAAGAGTTCAAGAGGCGTGCGGCAGACGGAACGATTACGGAAGTACTGAATAAAGTGAAAGTCCGGAAGGGTGATGTGTTTTTGATTAAGCCGGGAACGGTTCATGCAATCGGCAAAAACATGACTGTGGCAGAAATTGGCACAAACAGCAATATTACTTACCGGATCTATGATTTTGGACGGACGGATGCGCAGGGAAATCCGCGTCCCTTGCACATCGAACAGGCGGCGGACGTACTTCATTTCAGAGAACCTGTCGTATACCGCCTGGATCAGCCGCTTGACTGCGGCACATTCCAAATGGAAAAAATTGAACTGTGCGAAAAAGGGCAGGTCCTGTGCGCGGACGAGTCCTCCTTTCATAATTTGTTATGCGTAGAAGGGACTGGAACGCTTACCTGCCAGAGCGGGGTCATTGAAATTCCTGCGGGAAAAGACGTGTTTGTTCCGGCAGGATTGGGAGACTACACACTCAGTGGGCAGGCAACCCTTTTGAAAACAACGGTATAA